The Chitinophaga parva genomic sequence TGCCCATCTTCGAGATCCGCGGCCGCACCAGTGTAAGCAACACGGACCTTAACAGCCAGTTCAGCGCCGATCCTAACCAGCCCCTCTTCATCCTGGACGGTTTTGAGAGCACGCTGCAGGCCATCTACGACCTGGATATGAACCGCGTGGCCTCCGTGACCATCCTGAAAGACGCCGCCTCTACTGCGTTGTATGGCGCGAAGGCATCAAACGGGGTGGTGGTCGTGGAAACCAAACGCCCCGTGCCCGGGCAGTTGCGCATCAGCTATACGGCAGACCTTTCCCTGGATATGCCCGACCTGAGAAGCTACAACATGATGAACGCCGCAGAAAAGCTGGAATTTGAAAGGCTCTCACAGGTGTACTATAAGCCCACAGACCAGTGGAACACAGACCAACGCTATGCCTCACGCATGGCCGCTGTGCAATCCGGCATAAATACCTACTGGCTCAGCGAGCCCGTACAACTGGGCCTGAGCAACCGCCATTCCGTACAGCTGAACGGTGGTAACAGTGACCTGATGTTCAATGCAGGTGCCTCCTACGGCATGCAGAACGGGGTCATGAAAGGCTCTTCCCGCAGCGCCTGGAGCGGCAATTTCAACCTCACGTACCGCAAGAACGCCATTAACGTTACCAACCAGATGAACGTAACCGGCGGCAACGCGGTAGCCTCTCCCTATGGCAACTTTTCCGACTTTGTAAATGCAAGTCCCTATTACCGCAAAAGACTGAACGATGGCAGCATTCCCAAATACCTGGACACCACCGGCCTCACCCTGGTGAACCCTTTGTACAATGCCTCGCTGTACAGCATTAACAAGTCGCCTAACTTCAACTTCTACGACAACCTCGCTGCCATTTACACCATTAGCCGCACGCTGCGCGTGCAGGGAGGTATCCAGCTGGCCCGCGGCACGCAGGACCAGGTCCTCTTCGTGCCCCCGGATAATACACAGTTTGATGGGGCAGACCCCACGCAGAAAGGCAGCTACACCAGCAACCATACGGCCACTACTTCCTACAGCATGAACCTCATGCTCACCTGGGCAAAAGTAGTAGGCAGGCACCGGTTTAACGCCAACGGGCGTACGGAAATGCAGCAGAACCGGAGCGAGATGGCCAGCTTTTCCGCGGTAGGTTTTCCCTACGGCACCAATGGCAATCCTTCCTATGCCTTCCAGTACACGCCTTTCAGCCGGCCCAACGCGCTCACCGTGGTATCGCGCAGCGTAGGCTTTCTGGGTAGTGTGAACTATGTGTTTGACGACCGCTTTATGGTAGACGCTACCTACCGCCTGGATGGCGCCAGTGTGTTTGGCTCTAACCGGCTCTTTAAACCATTCGCATCCGGTGGTATCGGCTGGAACCTGCACCGGGAGCAGTTCCTGAGGCAGGTGAAGTGGATCAATCTCTTAAAGATCAGGGGCGATATTGGTATTACGGGCAATGAGAACCTGGGCCAGTTCACCTCTACGTCCACCTTTTCTTTCCAGCAGGGACAGAACAACTTTGGTCAGGGCCTCAACATGGTGTCCCTCGGCAATCCTGACCTGGAATGGCAGAAGACCCGCCAGGAAAGCTACGGGGTAGACTTCGGTTTCCTGGGCTCCCGTATCAGCGGTACGGTGGATTACTTCCGCAAGCTTACAGATCCCATGGCCATTGGCACCAGCGGCACCCTGCCTTCTTCTACCGGTGTGAATGCCAACTATGTGATCAACCTCGGCCACCTCACCACCACCGGTTGGGAATTCAACGTACGTTTCTCGCCCATTTATAACCTGAAGAAACAGATCGTGTGGACCATCGGCATCACCGGTAGCGCTTACAAAAGCACCTACGGTGGCCTGGGCAACCAGCTGGAATTGCTCAACAAGAAGAGCGATAGCCTGAGCAACCGCGGTGGTACCGCCGCCCTGAACAGCCTTAACCGCTATGCAGACGGCTACAGCCCGGATGATATCTGGGCCGTGCGTTCCAGGGGTATTGATCCCGCTACCGGTAATGAATTGTTCCAGGCAAAAGACGGTACCCTCACCTTTGACTACAATCCTTCAGATGTAGTGCGGGTGGGCAATACGCGACCTGCCATGCAGGGGGTGATCAACACTTCCTTCAACTATAAGCAGTTCATCTTCGGCGCCGCCATCCGCTATAGCATGGGCGGGTACCAGCTGAACAGCGCCCTGTACACCAAGGTGGAAAACATCGGCAACCTGCTGAACAACCAGGACAAACGCGCCCTTTACGACCGCTGGAAAAACCCCGGTGATATCAGCCAGTTCAAATCCATCACCTCCACCGGCAGCACACCCATGTCATCGCGCTTCGTGGAGAAAGACAACTACTTTGACGGAGAGTCCTTCAACCTCGGCTACCGCGTAGGACAAGGATGGATCAGGAAATTAAAAATGCAGTCGCTCAGCCTGAATTTCTACCTGAACAACATCTTCTGGATAGAGAGTATCAAAACAGAGCGGGGCACCAGCTATCCGTTCGACAGGACCGCTTCTTTCAGTCTTAATGCATCTTTCTAAAACCTCCTGGAATGAAAACAACATCTTTCGCAATAGGGCTTGCCTTACTTACCGCCACGGTGGGCATGGGCGGCTGCAAAAAATACCTGACCGTACAGCCGGAATCTTCCTTCACCGGTGAGCAGGTGTTCGGTAATGAAAAGGCGGCACAGTCGGCCCTCAACGGCATTTACAATTACCTGGCAGATGGGAACCTGTATGGCAGTAATCTCACTACCATTTCCATTGAGCTGATGGGCCAGCGCTTTGCGCCCCCCAGTCTGGGTGGTACCAATAACTATACGTACCTGCGTACCTACGCATATACCAATACCCTGGTGATGCCCACCTTTGAACAGTTGTGGCAAAAGGCTTATGGCACTATCCTGTATGCCAATGCCTTCATTCCCCAGATGGACCGCATGCAGGCCGCCGGCACGCTTACCGCAGCACATGCCGCCCAGATGAAAGGGGAAGCCCTGGCCATCCGCGCCATGGTGCACTTTGATCTGCTCCGCCTCTTTGGCCCGGTGTACAGTACTGCACCGGATGCAAAGTCCATCCCGTACTATTCCCGGGCAGACGGCCAGGCGCAGGACATCTTGCCGGCCAGCCAGGTGATGGACAGCGTGCTGCTGGATCTTTCCCAGGCGGAACAACTGCTGGCGGCGGATCCTATCATCACCCAGGGCGTCAACAATGCCCAGGACTTTTACGCCGGCTTCCGCAACCAGCGCCTGAACTACTACGCCGTGAAAGCCCTGGAAGCCCGCGCCTGCCTGTGGATGGGCAATACCACCGCCGCACATGACGCTGCCGCAGCAGTACTGGCGGAAGGGGAAAAATGGTTCCCCTGGACCACTCCCGCCGCTATTACCGCCGCCAATGCACCAGACCGCGTATATTCCCCTGAAATACTGTTTGGCTCCTACAACCAGAACATGTACACCACCTACAATGCTTCCTTCAGCTCCACGCTGCTGGCCACGCAGGTGATCACGGTGAATAACGCGAACGTGGACAAGGTCTTTGAAGCCAACAAGAACGACTACCGTTATAATTACTGGTTCAATAGCAGTCCGAATGGGTTCCTGTCTTTCGATAAGTTCAAAGACATTGCAGATAACACCAAAACCTGGCGCTTTGTACAACCGCTGGTCCGCAAAACGGAAATGTATTACATCCTGGCAGAAACAGATCCTGCTGCGGCCTTGTCCCTGCTGGACAGTGTAAGGACCCACCGCGGCCTGCCCCCGCTGGACCCCTCCGCCAGCATTCCAACGGAGATCCAGAAGGAATACCAGAAAGAGTTCTGGGGAGAAGGGCAGCTGTTCTACTACTATAAACGCAATAACGTGGCCCGCATTCCCAGCGGCACCAGCGGCACCGCTACCGTGGCGCCGGTGTATGTAGTGCCCTTGCCACTTTCGGAAACTTCCCCGCGTTAACAACTAAAACCTGACAAATGAAAAAGCCGATCAGCATATTGATATTGTTTTCCATGGTGGCCGCCTTTGCCGCCTGTAAAAAGCAAACGCTGCTTACCTATAACGCGGACGACAATATTTATTTTTTCTATAAACGCAGCAACCTGCAGCAGGACAGCGTGAACTTCTCCTTTGCCTACAGCCCCGCTACGGTGCAGGACAGTACCATCAATATCCAGGTGGCGGTGACCGGCGCACCGGTGAACACGGACCGGTCATTTACCATCGCGGTAGATCCTACCAGCACGGCACAGGCTAATGTACACTACGAGATGCCTGAAAAGTTTGTGCTGCGGGCCGGCAACCTGGTAGACAGTTTTGCCGTAAAGCTGCTGCGCACACCAGACCTGCAGACCAATATACCTTTCCTGCGCCTGAACCTGGTGGCGGATCATAATTTTCATACAGATATCAAAGCCATTACCGGTACGCTGGATTCGGTCAACGCCCTGTCTTTTAAGATCAATCTTTCGGACCAGCTCACGCAAGGCAACTACTGGACCAGCATTTTGGCTACTTACTTCGGCACGTTCAGCGTGAAGAAGCTGCGCCTCATTAACCAGGTGGCAGGCATGCCGCTGGACTACGTAGTAAATGGCATCTATGACCTGAATATGGCCGCCCGCTGCGCCTCCTGGGCCATTACCATGAGCCGCTACCTGGATGACCAGCAGCAGGCCGGCCAGACCGTGTATGATGAAGATGGCGTAACTCCCATGACCATGGGAGCAGGCTACCTGTAAACAAATTTCTGAACCCTCCAACGGTTAATTATGACCAAGAAAATATGCAGCTACAGCGGGTTACTCGCACTGATCTCTTGCCTGCTTTCCGCCTGTTACAAGGACATCGGGAACTATGACTATCATCCCATCAACATGGTGCAGTTGGGCAACATTGACACCACGAACGGCTACACGGCGTTTTACAACGACACCCTCCGCGTAATCCCCGCCATCACTTCCTCAGAGAACGTAACGGCAGACGATGCCTATACCTACGAGTG encodes the following:
- a CDS encoding SusC/RagA family TonB-linked outer membrane protein, translating into MNMIFASHRPRAGAALLPCQHERTGKQRHPGTVMKLFVLLAFVLQGWAPQVHAQTITYAAKDASLRTIFNEVRKQTGYGVFGNENLLKDTKPVSIQASNMALADFLNRIMEGQPINYRVDGKNIIFFSRNRATADAALARGMNVNGNVLSEDGLPIPGATCMIKGTRRGAMTNEHGNVTLENVTPPFTVVITSIGFETEEINVTAYQLQFSSTMRKKALELGHVDIRTGMFTRRKEDFTGAASVFTGDQLKSIGNRNILESLKTLDPSFVQVTNNAQGANPNAMPIFEIRGRTSVSNTDLNSQFSADPNQPLFILDGFESTLQAIYDLDMNRVASVTILKDAASTALYGAKASNGVVVVETKRPVPGQLRISYTADLSLDMPDLRSYNMMNAAEKLEFERLSQVYYKPTDQWNTDQRYASRMAAVQSGINTYWLSEPVQLGLSNRHSVQLNGGNSDLMFNAGASYGMQNGVMKGSSRSAWSGNFNLTYRKNAINVTNQMNVTGGNAVASPYGNFSDFVNASPYYRKRLNDGSIPKYLDTTGLTLVNPLYNASLYSINKSPNFNFYDNLAAIYTISRTLRVQGGIQLARGTQDQVLFVPPDNTQFDGADPTQKGSYTSNHTATTSYSMNLMLTWAKVVGRHRFNANGRTEMQQNRSEMASFSAVGFPYGTNGNPSYAFQYTPFSRPNALTVVSRSVGFLGSVNYVFDDRFMVDATYRLDGASVFGSNRLFKPFASGGIGWNLHREQFLRQVKWINLLKIRGDIGITGNENLGQFTSTSTFSFQQGQNNFGQGLNMVSLGNPDLEWQKTRQESYGVDFGFLGSRISGTVDYFRKLTDPMAIGTSGTLPSSTGVNANYVINLGHLTTTGWEFNVRFSPIYNLKKQIVWTIGITGSAYKSTYGGLGNQLELLNKKSDSLSNRGGTAALNSLNRYADGYSPDDIWAVRSRGIDPATGNELFQAKDGTLTFDYNPSDVVRVGNTRPAMQGVINTSFNYKQFIFGAAIRYSMGGYQLNSALYTKVENIGNLLNNQDKRALYDRWKNPGDISQFKSITSTGSTPMSSRFVEKDNYFDGESFNLGYRVGQGWIRKLKMQSLSLNFYLNNIFWIESIKTERGTSYPFDRTASFSLNASF
- a CDS encoding RagB/SusD family nutrient uptake outer membrane protein, whose product is MKTTSFAIGLALLTATVGMGGCKKYLTVQPESSFTGEQVFGNEKAAQSALNGIYNYLADGNLYGSNLTTISIELMGQRFAPPSLGGTNNYTYLRTYAYTNTLVMPTFEQLWQKAYGTILYANAFIPQMDRMQAAGTLTAAHAAQMKGEALAIRAMVHFDLLRLFGPVYSTAPDAKSIPYYSRADGQAQDILPASQVMDSVLLDLSQAEQLLAADPIITQGVNNAQDFYAGFRNQRLNYYAVKALEARACLWMGNTTAAHDAAAAVLAEGEKWFPWTTPAAITAANAPDRVYSPEILFGSYNQNMYTTYNASFSSTLLATQVITVNNANVDKVFEANKNDYRYNYWFNSSPNGFLSFDKFKDIADNTKTWRFVQPLVRKTEMYYILAETDPAAALSLLDSVRTHRGLPPLDPSASIPTEIQKEYQKEFWGEGQLFYYYKRNNVARIPSGTSGTATVAPVYVVPLPLSETSPR
- a CDS encoding DUF4843 domain-containing protein; this translates as MKKPISILILFSMVAAFAACKKQTLLTYNADDNIYFFYKRSNLQQDSVNFSFAYSPATVQDSTINIQVAVTGAPVNTDRSFTIAVDPTSTAQANVHYEMPEKFVLRAGNLVDSFAVKLLRTPDLQTNIPFLRLNLVADHNFHTDIKAITGTLDSVNALSFKINLSDQLTQGNYWTSILATYFGTFSVKKLRLINQVAGMPLDYVVNGIYDLNMAARCASWAITMSRYLDDQQQAGQTVYDEDGVTPMTMGAGYL